GCCCGGGCCGAGCTGGCCGCCCGGCTGGCCCGCTTACCCGGGGCCTTGGGGGTCTGGGTCCAGGGGCGGACGGGGGCCGAGGTGCGGGGCGACCCCCTGGCCTTTCCCGCCGTGGCCCACCGGCTTCTGGCCGGGTATACTTCCTTTTACGTGGACCTCGAGGAGGGCCTGTTCTTCATGAGGAGCCTGGGCCAGGGACACGTGGCCCTCCTCGCCCGCAAGGACGCGGGCCTCGGCCAGCTCCTCCAGGCCCTGAGGCGGCTTTACCCCAAGGAGGAAGAAGGATGAAGCGCGCACTGATATTGGTCCTGTTCGGGGTTTTGGGCTGGGTCTGGGCGGCGTCCTTGGCCGAGGTGTACGACCGGGTGGACCGGGCCCTGAGCGGGGTGCGCCTGGGGCCCGGGGCGGGCGCCGCCTTGGACCAGGCGCAAAGCGCCCTCCGCCAGGGGGCGGACCTCCTGCCCCCGGTCCTCCGGGACGCCCTCCTCACCAACCTCCAGGAGGCCCGCCAGGCGGTGGCCCAGAAGAGCCAGGTGGACCTCGAGGCCCGCCTCCTCCTCATCCGCCACCTCCTGGGCAAGGCCCTGTACGACGCCTTCTTTGAGGCCAAGGCCAAGGGAAGCCCGGAGGCAGAGGCCCTCTTGGAGCGGCTCGGACGGGCGGTGGGCCTGCCTCCCTCCCGGGTGGAGGAGGCCAGGAAGGAGAAGGACCTGAACGCCCTCCGGACTAGCCTGGAGCGCTGGTTCACGAACGAGGTGGCCCTGGACCTGAACCGGGCCCTGGGGGCGGGCTCGAGGCCCGAGGCCTTCCTCCGGGTGACCCGGGCCTACGCCCGCTTCCTGGTGGTCCAAGACAGCCCCCGAAGCACCCTGAAGGCGCGGGACTTCGTGAACGTCCTGACCCTCATCTCCACCGGCCAGCCCTTCCGGCCGGAGGTGCAGGGCCTCATCGCCAAGGTGACGGCCTGGCGGAAGGCCCTCCAGGCCACGCCCGCCCAAGCCCAGGCTGCGCCCCAGGCCCAGACCCCATCCGCACCGGCCACACCGCCTCCGGCCCAAAGCCAGCCCTCCCAGACCGCCCAGGGTGAAGGGAGCGCGGGATCCGGAACCCGGCAACCGCCCGCCCCGCCCCCCCAGGCGCCAACCCCGTCCCTGCCCTCGCCTGTCCAGGCCGCGCCGGGACCCGAAAGCGCCGAGACCTTTTACACCCCCTCCTGGATGGACCCCGCCACCGCCCAGGCGGTGCGGCAAAAGGCCAAGGACCTGGGGTACGCCTACAACTTTGAGCTCCTGGGGGCCCTGGAGGATGTCCGGGAAGAGGTGGGCCTGGCGGTGGCCGCCCTGGGCCAGGGCAACGCCCGCGAGGGGCGCGCCCATCTGGACCGGGCCTTCTGGACGTTCAGAACCCGGGTGGAACCCGTCTTCGCGGAGATCCACCCCCGCCTCACGGAGCGCATCTCCCGAAGCCTCACCCACCTTCCCCAGGCCGCAGGCATCCGCACCCAGGACGCGCTGACCCTCTACGAGGCCCTGGAAGCCCTCAGGACGAGCTTCTTCCAAGGGCCAAGGGAGAGCTTCTGGCTCAACCTTAAGCTCGGCCTCCTCTCCCTGGTGGGCATCCCCCGGGCGGTCTTCTTCCTGCTGGCGGCGGCTTTGGCCCTCTTCCCCCTCTACCTGGTGCGCCTGACCTTCGGGGGGCGGAACCTGTACTGGAACCTGGTGGCCCTGGCCTTCCTCTTCCTCCTCCTGCCCGCCATCGTGGAAGGGCTTTCCTACCTGGGCTCCATCCTGGCGGACTACGGCGGCCTCCCCGCCCTGGGAGCCCTGGCCAACCTCTCCATCGCCCAGGGCCTCTTCCCCTACCTGGCCTGGGGGGTGAGCGTCTTCCTGGTGGTGGGCTTCGCCACCGCAGGGCTTCGGGGCATCGCCGCTCAGTTCGGCCTCCTGCAAGGCCGGGAAGCGGTGGAAGCCACGCAGGAAAAGCCCTCCCCCACCCTCACCAGCGAGACCATCGTAGAGTGGGACGAGGAGTTTTGAGGCCCCCCAGCCTGGCCCGCACCAGGATGGGGGGCACTTATACACTTTTCTGCCGTTTCCTTCGCATATGTAGCTCCGTCGGGAGGCTTGGGAAAGGCTTTACCGGGGCCCCCATCCTGGCGCCAGCCAGGATGGGGTGGTTTACCGGGGCCCCCAGCTTGGCGCAAGCCAAGCTGGGGTGGTATTAGCCCTCGAGCTCCATCCCCATGATGTGGTAGCCCGCGTCCACGTAGACCACCTCCCCCGTGATGCCGCTCGCCAGGGGGGAGAGGAGGAAGAGGCCCAGGTGGCCCACTTCTTCCTGGGTCACGTTGCGCTTCAGAGGGGCCACCTGGGCCACCCGGTCGTACATCTTCATGAACCCGGGGATGCTCCGAGCGGCCACGGTGCGCACGGGCCCGGCGGAGATGGCGTTCACCCGCACCCCCTTGGGGCCGAGCTCGTAGGCCAGGTAGCGGACGCTGGCCTCCAGGGCGCTCTTGGCCACGGCCATCACGTTGTACTTGGGCACCACCTTCTCGCTGGCGTAGTAGGTGAGGGTGACCAGGCTCCCCCCCTCCCGGAAGAGGGGCTCGGCCCGCTGGGCCACGGCCACCAGGGAGTAAGCGGAGACCTCGAGGGCCAAAAGCCAGTCCTGCCGCCGGGTGTCCAGATACCGCCCCTCCATGGCCTCCCGGGGGGCGAAGGCGATGGCGTGGACCAGGTAGTCCAGCCCCCCCCAGGCCCTCCCCACCTCCTGGAAGAGGGCGTCCAGCTCCTCGTCCCGGGTCACGTCCGCCTGGAAGATCCGGGCCCCCAGGGGCCGGGCCAGCTTCTCCACGTCCTCCTTGAGCCGCTCGGACTGGTAGCTGAAGAAGAGCTCCGCCCCCGCCTGGTGGAGCTTCTCCGCGATGGCGTACCCCAGGCTCCGCTGGTTGGTCACGCCCATGACGAGGGCCTTCTTGCCCGAAAGGTCCAGGGTGATCATGGGGGGGATTATATCCCAGCCGGCCCCTAGAATGGGGGTATGGTCAACCTGGAAGCCTATGGCTCCACCAAGGAGGAGGTCCTGGCGCGCCTGGCCGAAAGCCGGGCCCGGCTTTTGCGGGTTTTGGACCTGGAGGAGGCGGTCCTGGCCCAGCCGGTGCGGGAGGGGGCCTGGAGCCCCCTGATGTTCATGGAGCACGTGGCCCTGGTGGAGGAGTCCACGGCCCGAGTCCAAGCGGTGTTCCCTTCGGGAAGCAACCGCCGGCTCCGCCGCCTGGCCCAAGGCGAGGCCCTACCCCCGGTCCCCGCCCGGCCCGGCGAGGTGGTGGAGGGCCGCCCCCAGGCCCCGGAGGGGGTCAGGCCCCAGGGCCTCTCCCGGGAGGAGGTGAGGGCCCTTTTGGAGAGGACCCGGGCGTTCCTGCTCGAGGAGGCGCGGGGGCTGGACGAGGCCCAGCCCCACACCTTCTTCCACCCCTTCTTCGGGGAGCTCTCCGCCCTGGGGTGGCTGCGGGCCGCCGCCTACCACGAGGCCCACCACCTGGAGCTTCACCTCGAGCCGCTTCTCTCCAGGTAGGCCCGGTACCAGGCCTCGAGGCGGGCCGGGGTCACCCCGCGGATGGCCTCCACCTCCCCGTCCACCTCCAGGACCACGCCCGCCGTGGGGCTTCCCACGAGCTCTGTAATCCTCTGGGCCGCCTGGGGGTCCTTGCGGGCGTCCACGAAGACGAAGGGCACCCCTTTCATGGAGAGGAACATCTTGACGATCTCGCAGGGGCCGCATCCGGGTATCCCGTAGAGCCGAACCATACCCCTACAGGGTAGCACGGGGGCTATACTTCTTCCCATGCGCCTGGTGGAGAGAACCCCCGAGGTGGACCTGGACCGGCTCCTAAGGGGCTTCGTCCCCCCGCCCCGCTTCCGAGGGGCCACCTTCGCCAGCTACCGCCCCGACCCCCGCTACCCCTCCCAAGCCCTGGCCAAGGAGCGGCTGCGACGCTGGGTCAAAGACCGCCCCCAGGGGCTTTTCCGGAAGCGGCTTCCCGGCCCCCAGGGGATCTACCTGGACGGGGGGTTCGGGGTGGGAAAGACCCACCTCCTGGTGGCCGCCTACCTCGAGGCCCCCGGCCCCAAGGCCTTTTTGACCTTTGAGGAGCTCACCTACACCCTGGGCCTCCTGGGCCTCAGGGAGGGGGCCCGGCGGTTCGGCGGGCTCCGCTACCTCTTCATAGACGAGTTTGACCTGGACGACCCGGGGAACGCCCAGATGGCCACCCACTTCCTGAGCCTGGTGATGGACCAGGGGGTCCGGGTGGCCACCACCTCCAACACCCCCCCGGGGGCCCTGGGCCAGGGCCGGTTCAACGCGGACCAGTTCCGCCACCAGATCCAGGGCCTGGCCCGGCGCTTCGCGGTGGAGACCATAGACGGGGAGGACTTCCGCCACCGGGAGGTCGGCCGCCTGCCCCGCCCCCTTTTTCCCGAGGAGTTGGAGGAGGCCTTTCGGCAGGACCCCGGCCCCAAGACCCTGGACGCCTTCCCCGCCCTCCTGGCCCACCTCCGAAGCCTCCACCCCATCCGCTACCGGTTCCTTTTGGAGGGGGTGCGGACGGTCTACCTAGAGGGGCTAGAGCCCATCCCGGACCAGAACGACGCCCTGCGGTTCGTCTACTTCGTGGACGTGCTCTACAACCTGGGCCTGGGCCTCCGGGCAAGCGGAAGCCCCCTAGAGGCCCTCTTCCCCGAGAGCTACCGGTTCGGCCCCTTCGCCAAGAAGTACGGCCGGGCCCTCTCCCGGTTGGCGGAGCTTTTGATACCACCCCATCCTGGCCCCTGCCAGGATGGGGGCCCCGGTAGGGCATGAGCCCTCGCCTGGAGGTCCCTCACCCCGACTTGCGCCCGGACGGGGTGTAAGATGGGCGCATGGGAAGCATCGCGGAACGGCTGGGCGAGCTGGCCCAACTCCTCTCCCAGGCCAGCGGGGCGGTCTCGGTCCTCGAGGCCATTGAGGAGGTCCTGGACGAGCTGGAGGACGGGGAGCTCACGGAGGAGGAGGCCCTGGAGGAGATCCAGGGTCTGGTCGCCGAGTACCAGGCCCTGCGGGAGCTTTCGGAGATGAGCCCGGAGGAGATCCTGGAGCTCGCGGAGGAGGAAGAGGACGAGGAAGGGCTGTCCTCCTGATGAAGGTCGTCGCCCTGGTCCTGGACTCGGTGGGGCTGGGCTACCTGCCGGACGCCCCCCTCTTCGGGGACGAGGGAGCGGACACCCTGGACCACACCGTCCTCAAGACCGGGGTGGAGCTCCCTAGGCTGGCCGAGCTGGGGCTGGGCTGGGTCCCGGGGGTCCACACCCTGCCCCGGCGCCCCCCCCGGGCCGGGTTCGGCCGCATGAAGGAGGTCAACCCCGGGAAGGACACCAGCACCGGCCACTGGGAGTTCGTGGGCATCCACCTGAAGGAGCCCTTCCGCACCTTCCCCGAGGGCTTCCCGGAGGAGCTCCTGTGGACGTGGGCCCAGGCCATCGGGGTCGGGGGGTGGCTTTTGAACCGCCCCTACTCCGGAACGGAGGCCATACAGGACTACGGGAAGGCCCACCTGGAGACCGGGTTTCCCATCGTCTACACCTCCGCCGACTCGGTCTTTCAGGTTGCGGCCCACCTGGACGTGGTGCCCCTGGACACCCTCTATGCCTGGTGCGAGAAGGCCCGGGAGCTCCTGAAGGGGCCCTACCAGGTGGCCCGGGTCATCGCCCGCCCCTTTGCGGGGGAGGAGGGGAGGTTTCACCGGAGGGAGGACCTCAGGAAGGACTTCGCCCTGAAGCCGCCCCCGAACGTCCTCCACGCCCTGAGGGACACCGGGGTGGAGGTGGTGGGGGTGGGGAAGATCCCCGACATCTACGCCCACGAGGGGTTCAGCCGGGAGGTCAAGACCAAGGACAACCAAGACGGCCTGGAGAAGACCCTGGCCCTGATGGGGGAGGAGTTCTCGGGCCTCATCTTCACCAACCTGGTGGACTTTGACGCCAAGTACGGCCACCGGCGGGACCCCTTGGGGTACGCCCGGGCCCTGGCCGAGCTGGACGCCTTTCTGCCCCGGCTCCTCGAGGCCTTAGGGCCGGAGGACCACCTCTTCCTGGTCTCCGACCACGGGAACGACCCCACCTTTTTCGGCACCGACCACACCCGGGAGTACGGGATGCTCCTCTGGGTGGGGCCGGGGGTGGAGGGGGACCTGGGAACGCGGGAGACCTTCGCCGATCTGGGGGCGACCTGGGCCCGGCTCTTCGGGGCCCGGTGGGAGGGTCCGGGGACGAGCTTAATATGACCTGGCGGGACGGCCTGGACATCCTGCTGGTGGCCCTTCTCCTCTACTCCCTGTGGCGGCTTTTGGCGGACACCCGGGCGGTGAACCTGGTCCGGGGCCTTCTGGTCTTCCTCCTGGTCTGGTTTTTGGCGGGCCTTCTGGGCCTCAGGACCCTGTCCTGGATCCTGGGAAATGCGGCTACCCTGGGGGCCTTCGCCCTGGTGGTGGTCTTCCAACCGGAGCTTAGAGGGCTTCTGGAAAGGCTCGGCCGGGGCCAGCCCCGGCAGGAGCGGTGGCCCTATCTGGAGCTCCTCCGGGCGGTGCGGCGGCTCGCCGAGCGGGGGCACGGGGCCCTGATCGCCCTGGAGCGCCGCACCCCCTTGGGCGACTTCGCCGCCACGGGGGAGGTCCTGGAGGCCCGGCTCTCCTCTCGGCTTTTGGAGACCCTCTTCTTCCCCGGCACCCCCCTGCACGACGGCGGGGTGATCCTGCGGGAGGGGCGGGTGCTGGCGGCGGGGTGCGTCTTCCCCTTGTCCGAGAAGGAGGTGGACCTGGGCACCCGGCACCGGGCGGCCCTGGGGCTTTCCGAGGTCTCGGACGCCCTGGTCATCGTGGTGAGCGAGGAGCGGGGGACGGTCCGGGTGGCGGAGGGGGGCAGGCTCTCCCCGCCTTTGGACCTCGAAGCCCTGCGCCAGATCCTCAAGGAGGAGGAATGAGGCCCTTGGAGTTCGCCCTGGCCCTGGTGGCCGCCTTGGCCCTCTGGTTCCTCCTGAGGGAGAAGGCCCCGGTGGTGGAGCGGGCCCTTTCTGTGCCCCTCGAGGCGGTGGGCCTGGGAAGCGACCGGGTGGCGGACGGCCTGCCCAAGGAGGTTCTGGTGCGCGTCCGGGGCCCCGCCCCCCTGGTGGAGGACCGGACCCTCCCGGTCTCCGCCTACCTGGACCTCTCGGGGGTGGAGGGGCCTTTCGCCCGGGAGGTCCAGGTGGCCGTCCCCCAAGGGGTGGAGGTGGTGGAGGTCCGGCCCGCCCGGGTGGAGGGCCGGGTGGAGGCCCTGGTCCGCCAGAGCCTCCCGGTCCTCCTGGTGAGCCCCGAGGGGCCGGTGACCCCCGAGAGGGCCAGCGTGGAAGCCCAGGGACCCCGGAGCCAGATGGAGAAGGCCCGGCTGGCCCTGGGCCTGGACACCGGGAAGGAGGAGGTAGCCCTGGTGGCCTTCGGGGAGGAGCCGCTTCCCGGCGTCCGCCTGAGCCCGGACCGGGTGCGGGTGAAAAGCCGCTCCTCCTTCTTGGCCATCAAGGAGGTCCCCCTCCGCCCCGTCCCCCCAGGGGGGTACCGGGTCCTGGAGTTCTCCCCAAGGACGGTGCGGCTGGTGGGGCCGGAGACGGTCCTAAAGGACGTGGAGGAGGTAGAGGCCCGGCTGCCCGCCACCCAGGGGGTCTACCAGGGGAGTCTGGACCTCCAGCTCCCCCCGGGGGTAAGCCCGGTGGGGGTCGTCCTAGGGCGGGCGCGGCTTGCGCTAGAATGAGAAGGATGGCTTTGCCGATCCGCCTCTACGGCGACCCCGTGCTCAAAAAGAAGGCCCTGCCGGTGACCGACTTCTCCGGCATCAAGGCCCTGGCCGAGGAGATGCTGGAGACGATGTTTGAGGCCCGGGGGGTGGGGCTGGCCGCCCCCCAGGTGGGCCTCTCCCAGCGGCTCTTCGTGGCGGTGGAGTACCAGGACGAGCCCGAGGAGGAGGAGCGGCCCCTAAAGGACCTGGTGCGCCGGGTCTACGTGGTGGCCAACCCCGTGATCACCTACCGGGAGGGCCTCGAGGAGGGGATGGAGGGGTGCCTCTCCCTGCCGGGCCTGTACTCGGAGGAGGTGCCCCGCAGCCTGCGGATCCGGGTGGAGTACCAGGACGAGTACGGGCAGGGAAAGACCCTGGAGCTCGAGGGCTACATGGCCCGGGTCTTCCAGCACGAGATTGACCACCTGGACGGGGTCCTCTTCTTTGAGCGCCTGCCCAAGGAGAAGCGGGAGGCCTTCCTGCGGGAGAACCGGGAGGCCCTGGTCCGCTTTCAGAAGGAGGCCAAGGCCCTCTTGAAGGAGCTCCGGGCGCGATGAGGGTGGCCTTCTTCGGGAGCCCCGCCTGGGCGGTGCCCGTCCTTAAGGCCCTGGACGAGGCGCACCAGGTGGTCCTGGTGGTCACCGCCCCCGACCGGCCCAAGGGCCGGGGGCTGCGCCCCGCCCCCACCCCGGTGGCGGAGTACGCCCAGGCCCGGGGTCTTCCCCTTTTGAAGCCCGAACGGCTGAGGGGCAACCGGGAGTTCCTCGAGGCCTTCCGGGCGGCCGGACCCGAGGTGGCGGTCATCGCCGCCTACGGGAAGATCCTGCCCAAGGAGGTCCTGGAGGTCCCCCCCTACGGCTTCCTCAACCTCCACCCCTCCCTCCTGCCCAAGTACCGGGGGGCGGCCCCGGTCCAGTGGGCCCTCATCCGGGGGGAGAAGACCACGGGGGTGAGCATCATGAAGACGGAGGAGGGGCTGGACACCGGCCCGGTCTACCTGGCCTACGAGACCCCCATCGGCCCGGAGGAGACCGCCCAGGAGCTTGCGGAGCGGCTCAGGGACAAGGGGATTGAGCTCCTCCTGGAGGTCCTGAGCCGCCTGCCCCACCTCGAGCCCACCCCCCAGACCGGGGAGGCCAGCTACGCCCCACCCCTCACCAAGGAGGAGGGCCGGATCCGCTTCGGCGAAAGGGCGGAGGCCATCTATGCCCGCCACCGGGGGGTCCAGCCCTGGCCGGGGAGCTGGTTCGTCCACGGGGGGGAGCGGGTCCAGGTGCTGGACCTGCGCCCGGTCCAAAGGGAGACCAAGGAGACCTCCGCCCCTCCGGGCACGGTCCTGGAGGTGGGGGACGGGGTCCTGGTCCAGGCGGGCGAGGGGGCGGTGCGCCTCCTAAAGGTCAAGCCCGAGGGGCGCAGGGCCATGCCCGCCGAGGCCTGGGCCCGGGGCCGGGGCATCCGGCCCGGGGTTCGTATCGGGGAGCCCAGTGAGGAAGCGGGGAAGCCGTAGCATGGAGAGGATGAGGCGAGCGACCAAGACCGTCTGGGTGGGGGGGGTCCCCGTGGGGGGAGGCCACCCCATCGTCGTCCAGTCCATGACCAACACCCCCACCCACGACGTGGAGGCCACCTTCCATCAGGTGAAGGCCCTGTACGAGGCGGGCAGCGAGATCGTCCGCATCACCGTCAACGACGAGAAGGCGGCCCAGGCGGTGCCCGAGCTCAAGGCCCGGCTCAAAGACGCGGGCATCCCGGTGCCCCTGGTGGGGGACTTCCACTTCAACGGCCACCTCCTCCTCACCCGCTACCCCCGGATGGCCGAGGCCCTGGACAAGTTCCGCATCAACCCGGGCACCGTGGGCCGGGGGCGGCACAAGGACGAGCACTTCCGCACCATGGTGGAGGTGGCCAAGGACCTGGGGAAGCCCATCCGCATCGGGGCGAACTGGGGCTCCTTGGACCCCGGCCTCCTCACCGAGATGATGGACCAAAACGCCCGCCGCGCTGAGCCCAAGACCGCCCACGAGGTCCTCCTGGACGCGGTGGTGGAGTCCGCCGTCCAAAGCTACGAGGAGGCCCTGGAGCTGGGGCTTGGGGAGGACCAGATCGTCCTTTCGGCCAAGGTCTCCCACGCCCCCGACCTGGTCTACGTCTACCGGGCCCTGGCCCGGCGCACCCAGGCCCCTTTGCACCTGGGCCTGACCGAGGCGGGGATGGGGGTGAAGGGGATCGTGGCCAGCGTGGCCGGCCTCGCCCCCCTCCTCCTGGAGGGAATCGGGGACACGATCCGCGTCTCCCTCACCCCGGCCCCCGGCGAGCCCCGCACCAAGGAGGTGGAGGTGGCGCGGGAGGTCCTGCAGGCCCTGGGCCTTAGGCAGTTCGCCCCCACGGTGACCAGCTGCCCGGGGTGCGGCCGGACCACCAGCACCTTCTTCCAGGAGCTGGCCCAGAAGGTCCAGGCCCACCTCGAGGCCCGCATGCCCGAGTGGCGGAAGGTCTACCCCGGGGTGGAAGGGCTCAAGGTGGCGGTGATGGGCTGCGTGGTGAACGGCCCCGGGGAGAGCAAGCACGCGGACATCGGCATCTCCTTGCCGGGGGCCGGGGAGGAGCCCAAGGCCCCGGTCTACGTGGAGGGGCGGCTTTACACCACCCTGAAGGGGGACGGGATCGCCGAGGAGTTCGTGGCCATCCTGGAGCGGTACATCCAGGAGCGGTTCCGGGCCTGAACCCCAGATGAGCTTCGCCTTCCACCGCCTCGCCCAGACCGGCCGGGCCCGCCTGGGCCGGCTGGAGACCCCCCACGGGACGGTCACCACCCCCCTCTTCATGCCCGTGGGCACCCAGGGCTCGGTCAAGGGCCTCCTGCCCAAGGACCTGGAGGAGATCGGAAGCCAAATCCTCCTGGCCAACACCTACCACCTCCTCCTCCGCCCTGGGCCAGAGCGGGTGCGGGCCCTGGGGGGCCTCCATGGCTTCGCGGGCTGGAAGGGCCCCTGGCTCACCGACTCCGGGGGCTTCCAGGTGATGAGCCTGGGGCACCTGCGCCGGATTGACGAGGAAGGGGTGGTCTTCCAGAGCCACCTGAACGGGGACCTGGTCCACCTCACCCCGGAGCGGAGCATAGCGGTGCAGGAGGCGCTGGGGGCGGACATCATTATGGCCTTTGACGAGTGCCCCCCCTACCCCTCCTCCCGGGCGTACCTCGAGGCCTCCCTGGAACGCACCCTGCGCTGGCTGGAGCGCTCCCTAAGGGCCAAGACCCGGACCGACCAGGCCCTCTTCGGCATCGCCCAGGGGGGGACGGACCCCGGGCTGAGGCGGCGCTCCACCCTGGAAACGATCCGCTTTGACCTGCCGGGGTACGCCATCGGCGGCCTGGCGGTGGGGGAGCCCAAGGAGGAGATGTTCCGGATGGTGGCCCTCTCCACCGAGCTCCTCCCCGAAGGGCGGCCCCGCTACCTCATGGGGGTGGGCCACCCGGAGGACCTGGTGGCGGCCATCGGGCTCGGGGTGGACCTGTTTGACTGCGTCTACCCCACCCGGACGGGCCGGTTTGGCTACGCCCTGGTCCCGGAGGGGCGGCTGAACCTGAAGTCGGGCCGCCACCTGGAGGAGGCCACACCCCTAGACCCGGAGTGCGACTGCTACGCCTGCCGGACCTTCAGCCGGGCCTACCTGGCCCACCTGGTCCGGGCCGGGGAGATGCTGGGGGCGGTCCTCCTCTCCCTCCACAACCTCCGCTACCTCCACCGCCTGACGGAGGCGGCCCGGGCGGC
This genomic stretch from Thermus filiformis harbors:
- the zapE gene encoding AFG1/ZapE family ATPase; translation: MRLVERTPEVDLDRLLRGFVPPPRFRGATFASYRPDPRYPSQALAKERLRRWVKDRPQGLFRKRLPGPQGIYLDGGFGVGKTHLLVAAYLEAPGPKAFLTFEELTYTLGLLGLREGARRFGGLRYLFIDEFDLDDPGNAQMATHFLSLVMDQGVRVATTSNTPPGALGQGRFNADQFRHQIQGLARRFAVETIDGEDFRHREVGRLPRPLFPEELEEAFRQDPGPKTLDAFPALLAHLRSLHPIRYRFLLEGVRTVYLEGLEPIPDQNDALRFVYFVDVLYNLGLGLRASGSPLEALFPESYRFGPFAKKYGRALSRLAELLIPPHPGPCQDGGPGRA
- a CDS encoding glutaredoxin family protein yields the protein MVRLYGIPGCGPCEIVKMFLSMKGVPFVFVDARKDPQAAQRITELVGSPTAGVVLEVDGEVEAIRGVTPARLEAWYRAYLERSGSR
- the cdaA gene encoding diadenylate cyclase CdaA; this encodes MTWRDGLDILLVALLLYSLWRLLADTRAVNLVRGLLVFLLVWFLAGLLGLRTLSWILGNAATLGAFALVVVFQPELRGLLERLGRGQPRQERWPYLELLRAVRRLAERGHGALIALERRTPLGDFAATGEVLEARLSSRLLETLFFPGTPLHDGGVILREGRVLAAGCVFPLSEKEVDLGTRHRAALGLSEVSDALVIVVSEERGTVRVAEGGRLSPPLDLEALRQILKEEE
- the fmt gene encoding methionyl-tRNA formyltransferase, translated to MRVAFFGSPAWAVPVLKALDEAHQVVLVVTAPDRPKGRGLRPAPTPVAEYAQARGLPLLKPERLRGNREFLEAFRAAGPEVAVIAAYGKILPKEVLEVPPYGFLNLHPSLLPKYRGAAPVQWALIRGEKTTGVSIMKTEEGLDTGPVYLAYETPIGPEETAQELAERLRDKGIELLLEVLSRLPHLEPTPQTGEASYAPPLTKEEGRIRFGERAEAIYARHRGVQPWPGSWFVHGGERVQVLDLRPVQRETKETSAPPGTVLEVGDGVLVQAGEGAVRLLKVKPEGRRAMPAEAWARGRGIRPGVRIGEPSEEAGKP
- a CDS encoding enoyl-ACP reductase FabI gives rise to the protein MITLDLSGKKALVMGVTNQRSLGYAIAEKLHQAGAELFFSYQSERLKEDVEKLARPLGARIFQADVTRDEELDALFQEVGRAWGGLDYLVHAIAFAPREAMEGRYLDTRRQDWLLALEVSAYSLVAVAQRAEPLFREGGSLVTLTYYASEKVVPKYNVMAVAKSALEASVRYLAYELGPKGVRVNAISAGPVRTVAARSIPGFMKMYDRVAQVAPLKRNVTQEEVGHLGLFLLSPLASGITGEVVYVDAGYHIMGMELEG
- the ispG gene encoding flavodoxin-dependent (E)-4-hydroxy-3-methylbut-2-enyl-diphosphate synthase produces the protein MRRATKTVWVGGVPVGGGHPIVVQSMTNTPTHDVEATFHQVKALYEAGSEIVRITVNDEKAAQAVPELKARLKDAGIPVPLVGDFHFNGHLLLTRYPRMAEALDKFRINPGTVGRGRHKDEHFRTMVEVAKDLGKPIRIGANWGSLDPGLLTEMMDQNARRAEPKTAHEVLLDAVVESAVQSYEEALELGLGEDQIVLSAKVSHAPDLVYVYRALARRTQAPLHLGLTEAGMGVKGIVASVAGLAPLLLEGIGDTIRVSLTPAPGEPRTKEVEVAREVLQALGLRQFAPTVTSCPGCGRTTSTFFQELAQKVQAHLEARMPEWRKVYPGVEGLKVAVMGCVVNGPGESKHADIGISLPGAGEEPKAPVYVEGRLYTTLKGDGIAEEFVAILERYIQERFRA
- the def gene encoding peptide deformylase, translating into MALPIRLYGDPVLKKKALPVTDFSGIKALAEEMLETMFEARGVGLAAPQVGLSQRLFVAVEYQDEPEEEERPLKDLVRRVYVVANPVITYREGLEEGMEGCLSLPGLYSEEVPRSLRIRVEYQDEYGQGKTLELEGYMARVFQHEIDHLDGVLFFERLPKEKREAFLRENREALVRFQKEAKALLKELRAR
- a CDS encoding DinB family protein — translated: MVNLEAYGSTKEEVLARLAESRARLLRVLDLEEAVLAQPVREGAWSPLMFMEHVALVEESTARVQAVFPSGSNRRLRRLAQGEALPPVPARPGEVVEGRPQAPEGVRPQGLSREEVRALLERTRAFLLEEARGLDEAQPHTFFHPFFGELSALGWLRAAAYHEAHHLELHLEPLLSR
- the tgt gene encoding tRNA guanosine(34) transglycosylase Tgt produces the protein MSFAFHRLAQTGRARLGRLETPHGTVTTPLFMPVGTQGSVKGLLPKDLEEIGSQILLANTYHLLLRPGPERVRALGGLHGFAGWKGPWLTDSGGFQVMSLGHLRRIDEEGVVFQSHLNGDLVHLTPERSIAVQEALGADIIMAFDECPPYPSSRAYLEASLERTLRWLERSLRAKTRTDQALFGIAQGGTDPGLRRRSTLETIRFDLPGYAIGGLAVGEPKEEMFRMVALSTELLPEGRPRYLMGVGHPEDLVAAIGLGVDLFDCVYPTRTGRFGYALVPEGRLNLKSGRHLEEATPLDPECDCYACRTFSRAYLAHLVRAGEMLGAVLLSLHNLRYLHRLTEAARAAIGRGAYGDFALAFAERRFGKGVPPWFLEALRAGGHL
- a CDS encoding CdaR family protein → MRPLEFALALVAALALWFLLREKAPVVERALSVPLEAVGLGSDRVADGLPKEVLVRVRGPAPLVEDRTLPVSAYLDLSGVEGPFAREVQVAVPQGVEVVEVRPARVEGRVEALVRQSLPVLLVSPEGPVTPERASVEAQGPRSQMEKARLALGLDTGKEEVALVAFGEEPLPGVRLSPDRVRVKSRSSFLAIKEVPLRPVPPGGYRVLEFSPRTVRLVGPETVLKDVEEVEARLPATQGVYQGSLDLQLPPGVSPVGVVLGRARLALE
- a CDS encoding phosphopentomutase; protein product: MKVVALVLDSVGLGYLPDAPLFGDEGADTLDHTVLKTGVELPRLAELGLGWVPGVHTLPRRPPRAGFGRMKEVNPGKDTSTGHWEFVGIHLKEPFRTFPEGFPEELLWTWAQAIGVGGWLLNRPYSGTEAIQDYGKAHLETGFPIVYTSADSVFQVAAHLDVVPLDTLYAWCEKARELLKGPYQVARVIARPFAGEEGRFHRREDLRKDFALKPPPNVLHALRDTGVEVVGVGKIPDIYAHEGFSREVKTKDNQDGLEKTLALMGEEFSGLIFTNLVDFDAKYGHRRDPLGYARALAELDAFLPRLLEALGPEDHLFLVSDHGNDPTFFGTDHTREYGMLLWVGPGVEGDLGTRETFADLGATWARLFGARWEGPGTSLI